From Draconibacterium halophilum, one genomic window encodes:
- a CDS encoding NAD-dependent epimerase/dehydratase family protein encodes MKVIITGATGMVGKGVLLECLDHESVEKVLVIGRNPVDVRHPKLEELIHGDFADFSTVKTQLAGYDACFLCMGISSVGLKENDFKKITYDYTLSLAKELFPLNPEMTITYVSGEGTDSSEKGRIMWARVKGKTENDLLNMGFKQAFMFRPGVIIPLRGIKSRTKAYQFIYDYFMWLVHLFKAVAPNAVVNTTQVGKAMINAALYGYNSVIIKPKDIIQLAEK; translated from the coding sequence CAGGTGCTACCGGAATGGTGGGGAAAGGCGTTTTACTGGAATGTCTCGATCATGAGTCGGTTGAAAAGGTTTTGGTAATCGGAAGAAATCCGGTTGATGTAAGACATCCAAAACTGGAAGAACTCATTCACGGCGATTTTGCTGATTTCTCCACTGTAAAAACACAACTTGCCGGTTACGACGCTTGTTTTTTGTGCATGGGAATCAGTTCAGTTGGATTAAAAGAAAACGACTTTAAAAAGATCACTTATGATTATACGCTTTCGCTTGCCAAAGAACTATTTCCGCTTAACCCGGAAATGACAATCACTTATGTGTCGGGCGAAGGAACCGATTCATCAGAAAAAGGAAGGATTATGTGGGCGCGTGTTAAAGGTAAAACCGAAAACGACTTGCTTAACATGGGATTTAAGCAGGCCTTTATGTTTCGCCCGGGAGTTATTATTCCCTTGCGCGGGATAAAATCACGAACCAAAGCCTACCAGTTTATTTATGATTACTTTATGTGGCTGGTGCATTTATTTAAAGCAGTGGCACCAAATGCAGTGGTTAATACTACACAAGTCGGAAAAGCGATGATCAACGCGGCATTGTATGGCTACAATTCTGTAATTATTAAACCAAAAGACATTATTCAACTAGCTGAAAAGTAA